A genome region from Cervus canadensis isolate Bull #8, Minnesota chromosome 10, ASM1932006v1, whole genome shotgun sequence includes the following:
- the C1QL3 gene encoding complement C1q-like protein 3, producing MVLLLVILIPVLVSSAGTSAHYEMLGTCRMVCDPYGGTKAPSTAATPDRGLMQSLPTFIQGPKGEAGRPGKAGPRGPPGEPGPPGPVGPPGEKGEPGRQGLPGPPGAPGLNAAGAISAATYSTVPKIAFYAGLKRQHEGYEVLKFDDVVTNLGNHYDPTTGKFTCSIPGIYFFTYHVLMRGGDGTSMWADLCKNNQVRASAIAQDADQNYDYASNSVVLHLEPGDEVYIKLDGGKAHGGNNNKYSTFSGFIIYAD from the exons ATGGTGCTGCTGCTGGTGATCCTCATCCCGGTGCTGGTGAGCTCGGCCGGCACGTCGGCGCACTACGAGATGCTGGGCACTTGCCGCATGGTCTGCGACCCCTACGGGGGCACCAAGGCGCCCAGCACGGCCGCCACGCCCGACCGCGGCCTCATGCAGTCCCTGCCCACCTTCATCCAGGGCCCCAAAGGCGAGGCCGGCAGGCCGGGGAAGGCGGGCCCGCGGGGGCCCCCGGGTGAGCCCGGGCCGCCGGGCCCCGTGGGCCCCCCGGGCGAGAAGGGCGAGCCCGGCCGCCAAGGCCTGCCGGGCCCGCCGGGGGCGCCGGGCCTGAACGCGGCCGGGGCCATCAGCGCCGCCACCTACAGCACGGTGCCCAAGATCGCCTTCTACGCCGGCCTCAAGCGGCAGCATGAAGGCTACGAGGTGCTCAAGTTCGACGACGTGGTCACCAACCTCGGGAACCACTACGATCCCACCACGGGCAAGTTCACCTGCTCCATCCCGGGTATCTACTTCTTCACCTACCACGTCCTGATGCGAGGAGGGGATGGCACCAGCATGTGGGCTGATCTCTGCAAAAACAACCAG GTGCGCGCCAGCGCGATTGCCCAAGACGCGGATCAGAATTACGACTACGCGAGTAACAGCGTGGTTCTTCACCTGGAGCCAGGGGACGAAGTCTACATCAAGTTAGATGGCGGGAAAGCCCACggaggcaacaacaacaaatacagcaCATTTTCTGGATTTATTATTTATGCTGACTGA